From one Actinomyces sp. Marseille-P3109 genomic stretch:
- a CDS encoding metal-dependent transcriptional regulator, whose translation MSELIDTTEMYLKTVYELEEDGVPPLRARIVERLDHSGPTVSQTVARMERDGLIKVADDRSLELTDEGRRRATEVIRKHRLAERLLLDVIGMDRRLVHQEACRWEHVMSEQVEERLAVILDDVSTDPFGNPIPPQTAEHPRPSANEVSTDRLASRETTTAVISRIGEPVQADTELITTLEDAGIMAGAQVELRTSAGGVRLVGASGDPVVLPDDVARHLFVRR comes from the coding sequence ATGAGCGAGCTGATCGACACCACCGAGATGTACCTCAAGACCGTCTACGAGCTTGAGGAGGACGGCGTTCCCCCGCTGCGCGCCCGCATCGTCGAGCGTCTCGACCACTCGGGGCCCACGGTCTCACAGACGGTGGCGCGCATGGAGCGCGACGGCCTCATCAAGGTCGCTGACGACCGCTCCCTCGAGCTCACTGATGAGGGCCGCAGGCGGGCCACCGAGGTGATCCGTAAGCATCGGCTTGCCGAAAGGCTGCTGTTGGACGTCATCGGTATGGACCGTCGCCTCGTCCACCAGGAGGCCTGCCGCTGGGAGCACGTCATGAGTGAGCAGGTCGAGGAGCGCCTCGCCGTCATCCTCGACGACGTCTCCACCGACCCCTTCGGTAATCCCATTCCACCGCAGACCGCCGAGCACCCCCGCCCCTCCGCCAATGAGGTCAGCACGGACCGTCTTGCCAGCCGTGAGACCACCACGGCCGTCATCAGTCGTATCGGAGAACCAGTCCAGGCGGACACCGAGCTCATCACCACCCTCGAGGATGCGGGGATCATGGCCGGAGCGCAGGTGGAGCTGCGTACGAGCGCCGGTGGGGTGCGTCTTGTCGGAGCGTCCGGCGATCCCGTCGTTCTGCCCGACGACGTCGCCCGGCACCTCTTCGTGCGGCGCTGA
- a CDS encoding C40 family peptidase, protein MSSRTIARHRKATRALTPLDDFAPTARRGLAVAASSGLALTMIASGASAAGRAEVTSSGTIEASGVTPGVGVLAANAREALAARQQVTIAQATWVTEAAPQVEAVAPAAPEAPAAPEAPAAEAQAQDQAQAQTEQSADYSAAPAADQGTDAATADTQTTQASAPAAASSNSSVVAIAMQYVGAPYVWGASGPSAFDCSGFTSYVYAQVGINLPRTSGAQAAAGTPVSAAEAQPGDLVTWPGHVGIYAGDGKVIDAGNESTGVVYRDLWGSPSFVRVG, encoded by the coding sequence ATGTCCTCACGCACCATCGCACGTCACCGCAAAGCCACCCGAGCTCTTACCCCACTGGATGACTTTGCTCCCACCGCGCGCCGGGGTCTGGCAGTCGCCGCATCGTCCGGTCTTGCCCTGACCATGATCGCCTCGGGTGCCAGCGCTGCTGGCCGGGCCGAGGTCACCTCCTCCGGGACCATCGAGGCTTCCGGTGTGACCCCCGGTGTTGGCGTCCTCGCCGCCAATGCCCGTGAGGCGCTGGCCGCACGGCAGCAGGTCACCATCGCTCAGGCCACCTGGGTCACCGAGGCCGCCCCGCAGGTCGAGGCCGTGGCCCCTGCCGCTCCGGAGGCTCCCGCCGCCCCTGAGGCGCCCGCTGCCGAGGCGCAGGCCCAGGATCAGGCGCAGGCCCAGACCGAGCAGAGCGCCGACTACAGCGCGGCACCCGCTGCGGATCAGGGTACCGACGCCGCCACCGCGGACACCCAGACGACCCAGGCCTCCGCTCCGGCGGCCGCCAGCTCCAACTCGTCCGTCGTGGCCATCGCAATGCAGTACGTGGGTGCCCCCTACGTGTGGGGCGCCTCCGGCCCCAGCGCCTTCGACTGCTCCGGCTTCACCTCCTACGTGTACGCCCAGGTCGGCATCAACCTGCCCCGTACCTCCGGCGCCCAGGCCGCGGCCGGCACCCCGGTGTCCGCTGCCGAGGCCCAGCCCGGCGACCTGGTCACCTGGCCCGGCCACGTCGGCATCTACGCCGGTGACGGCAAGGTCATCGACGCCGGTAACGAGTCCACCGGTGTGGTCTACCGCGACCTGTGGGGCTCCCCGAGCTTCGTCCGCGTCGGCTGA
- a CDS encoding universal stress protein — protein MTDGNVILVGVDGSPESLAAVDWAVARAERQGWRVHILCAYSLPSFTTASLDGGYAALDDSAVRSGAQAVIDEAVERVKKSGVAVTSSLETGDPAGVLVDLSEEATLAVVGTRGGGGFTDRLLGTVSSALPAHSHCPAVVVPQRTEGAEYTPVRRIVVGVDGSSSARKALKWAVTEAEAWGAELTAIAAVPMASGAGALAWLPAAVDREQVLADVRSGLDRAINEALEGHENVTVRRHALDGNPAELLSEFSTAVDLIVVGSRGRGGFSGLLLGSTSQAVLSHASCPVLVVPSRHLKEKRASRTSTPWGRA, from the coding sequence ATGACCGATGGCAACGTCATCCTCGTCGGAGTCGATGGTTCACCCGAGTCCCTGGCAGCAGTGGACTGGGCTGTTGCGCGTGCCGAGCGCCAGGGCTGGCGCGTCCACATCCTGTGTGCCTACTCCTTGCCCTCCTTCACGACTGCCTCTCTCGACGGCGGCTACGCGGCACTCGATGACTCGGCCGTCAGGTCGGGCGCCCAGGCCGTCATCGACGAAGCCGTCGAACGCGTCAAGAAGTCCGGGGTCGCCGTGACCTCCTCCCTGGAGACCGGAGATCCGGCCGGCGTTCTCGTTGACCTCTCCGAGGAGGCAACGCTGGCTGTCGTCGGCACCCGTGGAGGCGGCGGCTTCACGGACCGTCTTCTGGGAACCGTCTCCTCCGCCCTGCCTGCGCACAGCCACTGCCCGGCCGTCGTCGTGCCTCAGCGCACAGAGGGCGCCGAGTACACGCCGGTGCGCCGCATCGTCGTCGGCGTGGACGGGTCCTCCTCGGCCCGCAAGGCCCTCAAGTGGGCCGTGACGGAGGCGGAGGCTTGGGGCGCTGAGCTCACCGCCATCGCCGCCGTGCCGATGGCCTCCGGAGCGGGTGCGCTCGCCTGGCTGCCGGCCGCCGTCGACCGTGAGCAGGTCCTGGCCGACGTCCGCTCCGGCCTGGACCGCGCCATCAATGAGGCCCTCGAGGGGCACGAGAACGTCACCGTGCGTCGGCATGCCCTGGACGGCAACCCGGCCGAGCTCCTGTCCGAGTTCTCCACCGCCGTGGACCTCATCGTCGTCGGTTCACGCGGACGCGGAGGCTTCTCCGGTCTTCTGCTGGGCTCCACCAGTCAGGCCGTCCTTTCCCACGCCTCGTGCCCTGTGCTGGTCGTGCCTTCGCGCCACCTCAAGGAGAAGCGCGCCTCGCGCACCTCAACGCCCTGGGGCCGGGCCTGA
- a CDS encoding tyrosine-type recombinase/integrase has protein sequence MKRQLAAGIDVVGAVKKVQEWLPLFLEHRREVVAASTLQRDEGVCASLPAWLRAHRVCDVNPQVISRLIKSINGSPGTKQRALITVAAFFSWLEGLAVVDRNPVRGIRIPRTNAIGAATNPFSWREVETIAPEGPYGDVIIVLAYTGLRWGELRALRARDVVIDDDGIATALRVRRSASDGFPEKAPKSGKVRKVPLMQRPALIISRRLRGLKPDDLVFTSPRGGPLNRSNMRRSVRWDEISGGRRFHDLRHTAACEWLRKGVDVATVSAWLGHASVTTTGAYLHLVSTDEERRLVTMLDERSAKP, from the coding sequence ATGAAACGTCAGCTAGCAGCGGGAATTGACGTCGTCGGTGCGGTGAAAAAGGTCCAGGAGTGGCTGCCGCTTTTCCTGGAGCACCGCCGCGAGGTTGTTGCTGCGTCGACGCTGCAACGAGACGAAGGAGTATGCGCGTCACTGCCCGCGTGGTTGCGCGCCCATCGGGTCTGCGACGTCAATCCTCAAGTGATTTCTCGTCTGATCAAGTCAATCAATGGCAGTCCGGGCACAAAACAGCGGGCGCTGATTACAGTTGCTGCCTTTTTCTCGTGGCTCGAGGGACTTGCTGTCGTCGACCGCAACCCCGTCCGGGGTATCAGGATCCCGAGAACCAATGCGATCGGGGCAGCGACTAACCCGTTCTCGTGGCGGGAGGTCGAGACGATTGCACCAGAAGGCCCATACGGGGACGTGATTATCGTGCTGGCCTACACGGGCCTGCGGTGGGGTGAGCTCAGGGCCCTGCGTGCCCGTGACGTCGTGATCGACGACGATGGCATCGCCACCGCGCTGCGTGTGAGGCGAAGCGCCAGTGACGGATTCCCGGAGAAGGCACCCAAGAGCGGGAAGGTCCGGAAGGTTCCGCTCATGCAGCGCCCTGCGCTCATCATCAGCCGGCGCCTGCGTGGCCTGAAACCAGACGACCTTGTGTTTACCTCCCCGCGGGGTGGTCCGCTCAACCGCAGCAACATGAGACGCTCGGTGCGGTGGGACGAGATCAGCGGCGGCCGTCGATTCCATGATCTTCGCCACACAGCAGCATGCGAGTGGCTGCGCAAGGGCGTCGACGTGGCGACCGTCAGCGCCTGGCTGGGTCACGCCTCCGTCACCACCACAGGAGCATACCTGCACCTAGTGAGCACTGACGAGGAGCGCCGACTGGTCACCATGCTGGACGAACGCAGCGCAAAACCCTGA
- a CDS encoding type IV secretory system conjugative DNA transfer family protein, with amino-acid sequence MPWSSRTAIFAYWRRDDVDRVLRNLRELRWISACSAAGLERRVRHHALVGDDIVEDLYVPEVTAIRRVPRGLEVTIRSLPSMSPAETAKAAERLGSALGASVTAESSPDDAAGVILTVVVGPDPLAEVRKYPVADAASAPAGSALVGITEAGEQWTIPIIGGHTLIVGMTGAGKGSVLGGIAVGMTPQIQARRIKMYGIDLKGGVEQEAYKQIFEKRARTYAEAADLLAEINALLDDRLELMRCDGVRDAELCPAYPGIVVMIDEAAMLTYAADSTKEEKSVDKNLRAILTRGRAASISVVAALQDPRKEALRSRDLFTSRIIMQVSGKSDSLMVLDRDEWEDGIQPEKKLKGMPGAAYAITVVERDGEPTKCDRNRVRAFWVDDATLNGLPPAPGDRNDEENPALVVD; translated from the coding sequence ATGCCGTGGTCCAGCCGAACGGCCATCTTCGCGTACTGGAGGCGCGATGATGTCGATCGCGTCCTACGGAATCTGCGGGAGCTGCGTTGGATCTCGGCGTGCTCTGCTGCCGGTCTGGAGCGCCGAGTTCGCCATCATGCGCTGGTCGGCGACGACATCGTCGAGGACCTCTACGTTCCCGAAGTCACGGCAATTCGTCGTGTGCCCCGCGGCCTGGAGGTGACTATTCGCTCGCTGCCGAGCATGTCTCCTGCTGAGACGGCCAAAGCCGCCGAGCGACTGGGGTCCGCGTTGGGCGCATCAGTCACGGCGGAGTCATCTCCCGATGACGCTGCCGGAGTGATCCTCACTGTCGTCGTGGGTCCGGATCCGCTCGCTGAGGTTCGAAAGTATCCGGTTGCTGATGCGGCCAGTGCTCCAGCGGGGTCAGCGCTGGTGGGGATCACCGAGGCCGGCGAGCAGTGGACGATCCCGATCATTGGCGGTCACACCCTAATCGTCGGCATGACTGGCGCCGGAAAGGGCAGCGTACTAGGTGGTATCGCCGTAGGGATGACTCCCCAGATTCAAGCGCGTCGCATCAAAATGTATGGCATTGACCTCAAAGGCGGAGTTGAGCAGGAAGCCTACAAACAGATCTTCGAAAAACGGGCACGCACCTACGCGGAGGCGGCTGATTTGCTTGCCGAGATCAATGCTCTGCTCGATGACCGCCTGGAGCTGATGCGTTGTGACGGAGTGAGGGATGCCGAACTCTGCCCGGCCTATCCGGGGATCGTGGTGATGATCGATGAGGCGGCTATGCTCACATACGCGGCGGATTCCACAAAGGAAGAGAAGAGCGTTGACAAGAACCTGCGTGCGATTCTGACTCGAGGTCGTGCCGCATCGATCTCTGTCGTTGCCGCGCTTCAGGACCCAAGAAAAGAGGCACTGCGATCTCGTGATCTTTTCACGTCACGTATCATCATGCAAGTCAGTGGAAAATCTGACTCGCTTATGGTGCTTGATCGCGACGAGTGGGAGGACGGGATTCAGCCCGAAAAAAAGTTGAAAGGAATGCCCGGAGCAGCATATGCCATCACGGTGGTGGAGCGTGACGGAGAGCCGACCAAATGTGATCGCAATCGCGTGAGAGCTTTCTGGGTAGATGATGCCACGCTCAATGGACTGCCGCCAGCACCAGGAGACAGGAATGATGAAGAGAACCCGGCGCTTGTCGTCGACTGA
- a CDS encoding replication initiator: MTSVSATGSEAHMNLLRALMARDLSEADRLTGPVLKEMVRARLEGDTDLAAQDEALLARLPCRHPVPMRYDDEASGRSGVVGIRCGSRSVLSCPSCARLYRGDVRAVVYSGLRARVDAGERFVLLTLTAPSFGEVHRVPKSPTPGAPPRCKCGRRHRHDSPLRGVPIDLASYDYSGAVDFNGCAPRLFTRTTDALSDWLARVTGTSSARLSYVRVAEWQSRGLIHFHVLISLPPSVSEVDLGVTGADRRFLWSEPGSQRASTLERICADVSTSSPSGRTLRWGTQLRADVIGSKQQAYRASGYMSKVINYVLKDVVAAGTDGDDEEMPCTPSPDEIARRSHIRRMTQAAHAWRCGRPGGGADGARHRRCCEAHNSRLQRSYRCRGGGHRSFGWHGRVFSTSRDWSPDRLSLTRCRRRRQDYCSRARGSVLGDSVMWRHASATSWSRDARRIRGEIERDPGTALAWAPPDPGSRIMLDGG; encoded by the coding sequence ATGACGTCTGTGTCAGCGACCGGTTCGGAAGCGCATATGAACCTTCTTCGGGCGCTGATGGCCAGGGATCTCTCGGAGGCTGATCGTCTGACTGGCCCGGTGCTGAAGGAGATGGTTAGAGCGAGGCTAGAGGGTGATACTGATCTCGCCGCGCAGGACGAGGCCTTGCTTGCGCGTCTGCCGTGTCGGCACCCCGTCCCGATGCGCTACGACGACGAGGCATCGGGACGGTCTGGCGTCGTTGGTATCCGTTGTGGGTCACGTTCGGTGCTGTCGTGTCCGTCTTGCGCACGTCTGTATAGAGGCGACGTCAGAGCTGTCGTGTACAGCGGCCTTCGGGCTCGGGTTGATGCCGGTGAGAGGTTCGTGCTGTTGACTCTGACCGCGCCTTCGTTCGGGGAGGTCCACCGGGTGCCGAAGTCGCCGACCCCGGGTGCTCCGCCGCGGTGCAAGTGCGGTCGGCGCCACCGTCATGACTCGCCTTTACGTGGCGTCCCTATTGACCTCGCCTCATACGACTACAGCGGCGCGGTCGACTTCAACGGATGTGCTCCGCGTCTTTTCACGCGCACCACGGACGCACTGTCGGACTGGCTGGCCCGGGTGACGGGCACCTCTTCGGCTCGGTTGTCGTATGTTCGGGTCGCAGAATGGCAGAGTCGCGGTTTGATCCATTTCCATGTCTTGATCTCGCTGCCGCCGTCGGTGTCTGAGGTCGATCTCGGCGTTACCGGGGCGGACCGGCGGTTCCTCTGGTCCGAGCCTGGCTCTCAGCGCGCGTCGACTCTGGAGAGGATTTGCGCAGACGTGTCCACCTCCTCTCCGTCGGGCCGGACTCTGCGATGGGGTACTCAGCTCCGCGCCGACGTGATTGGCTCGAAGCAGCAGGCTTATAGAGCCTCAGGTTATATGTCGAAGGTCATCAATTACGTTCTCAAGGACGTAGTTGCTGCCGGCACTGATGGCGATGACGAGGAGATGCCATGCACCCCGTCACCTGATGAGATTGCCCGGCGCAGTCACATTCGACGGATGACTCAGGCTGCACATGCCTGGCGGTGCGGTCGTCCTGGCGGTGGAGCGGATGGTGCTCGTCATCGCCGATGCTGCGAGGCACACAACTCGCGGTTGCAGCGCTCCTATCGGTGTCGTGGCGGCGGACACCGCTCATTCGGTTGGCACGGAAGGGTTTTCAGTACGTCGCGGGACTGGAGCCCTGATCGTTTGAGTCTCACGCGTTGCCGTCGGCGTAGACAGGACTACTGCTCACGGGCTCGAGGCTCCGTATTAGGCGACAGTGTTATGTGGCGGCACGCATCGGCCACGTCCTGGTCGCGGGACGCGCGACGTATCCGCGGTGAGATCGAGCGCGATCCTGGTACCGCGTTGGCTTGGGCTCCTCCGGACCCCGGGTCACGCATCATGCTCGACGGCGGGTGA
- a CDS encoding DNA helicase — protein MDLGGVASLDDITLLDGVVDLTAAHPSGLAQLYAGRPTHLSSIVRERNALGEARQSLREVSVRTDILARQFGVAPVYLAIGVATWNETVPEDGEDDGAVHLTDGTSTEAADLTAQIPHVERIAAEHAARNALAAAGLTVPELPSGPRVRTVNAPVLLRPVRLTSATADATLTLDPTIEVNPVLTRALRRYQCTTDIGDIARAALSSAGFTPRSALARIGALGRQYLPGFEIHERLVVGAFVHPGQALVEDFDAVLERSRTSALVAAIAGDEDARDALRIELPSPVPTDRVPGAERGVGDMEPAQLDVIEAVGSGASFLIDAPPGSDVAGTLAAVFADAAASGRTALHVPATSADGHAVAAALREAGLGSMVLDLTEDAAWRQHASEGIRESLGVQPPQLDVAEIISLRDRLTTVRSRLDRYVRALHRSREPWSVSAYEALQKLAELTSRRDRATTRARIAAEHLGHLDEDGMDRALTLLHRGHALGLFTPEVSSSAWNGIPVEDMDEATDALVHLRALANDLLPSIQEHAATVARTTGLSRARNLGQWIEQLDMFDGVRESLDVFLPEVFERSAADMVIATASKRWRDERGIHMDGSRRRRFTRQANDLVRPGRVVDDLHAELVKVQRRREVWRRHDPDGGWPRLPQGLDEMRRTAGRARGAVAEVQPLLGRAQDSPVLMDMPLEDLLELARSLAADDLTAQKLPEVNRIRTDLEEMGLSDFVADMAARSIEDEQLEPELTYCWWSSLLAQTLAADPDLGGLDARALSHMAVSLRELDAAHTRSLSGPVAQACARRVRAAVEQDKADARALYIALAREDGVPLREIIDAHPMALLARPIWIVPPTLVPQIFSPTAVVDLAVLDASTPMPVPQVLPAFVRAEQVLVVGDSRRATTGLAAELGPLLPARTLPTARNSLDAGIASFLAANGYEGVVEAVPSPPGEAHLSLELVDGRGMPAPGQTAVETVEAEVSRVVDMVIDRALTRPEESLAVIALNRLHGDALRSAIARASAGAPALEAFFAPGAAEPFTVVELAEARALRRDHIIISVGYAKTPHGRTIHNFGPVSDHSGMVGLVEALCASRGSTQVVSCLAAGDIDRDRLRAPGARLLREVLARAEDASQTGNSAGKVPDRLLVDLAEHLWRKGLSVVPRYGTDGGVRIPLAIGHPDYPDELLVAVLTDDVDYISEPSLRRRDRHRVERLERRGWRVHMAFSAGVFVDPEAEAKAVEELVLAVLVERQGDVAPPMEAVPDRVDDSARAVPEASEPDPGEVHERTERPRIAQGLPLQAYSDDQLDDLMAWIRSDGVGRSEAREVEELRSALALRRRGSGIDAVLANAVRRTR, from the coding sequence GTGGACCTGGGGGGTGTCGCGAGCCTGGACGACATCACCCTGCTCGACGGCGTCGTCGACCTCACCGCCGCGCACCCCTCCGGCTTGGCTCAGCTCTACGCCGGCCGCCCCACCCACCTGTCCAGCATCGTGCGCGAGCGCAACGCCCTGGGCGAGGCCCGCCAGTCCCTGCGGGAGGTCTCCGTCCGCACCGACATCCTCGCCCGCCAGTTCGGCGTCGCCCCGGTCTACCTGGCCATCGGGGTGGCCACCTGGAACGAGACGGTCCCTGAGGACGGAGAGGACGACGGCGCCGTCCACCTGACCGATGGCACCTCGACGGAGGCCGCGGACCTCACCGCCCAGATCCCGCACGTCGAGCGCATCGCCGCCGAGCACGCCGCCCGCAACGCCCTGGCCGCCGCCGGCCTGACCGTCCCCGAACTGCCCTCGGGCCCGCGTGTGCGCACCGTCAACGCCCCCGTCCTGCTGCGCCCCGTGCGCCTGACCAGCGCCACCGCGGACGCCACCCTCACCCTCGACCCCACGATCGAGGTCAACCCGGTCCTCACCCGCGCCCTGCGCCGCTATCAGTGCACCACCGATATCGGTGACATCGCCCGCGCCGCCCTGTCCTCCGCAGGATTCACGCCGCGCTCGGCCCTGGCCCGCATCGGCGCCCTGGGACGCCAGTACCTGCCCGGCTTCGAGATCCACGAGCGGCTCGTCGTCGGAGCCTTCGTCCACCCCGGACAGGCCCTGGTGGAGGACTTCGACGCCGTCCTGGAGCGCTCGCGCACCTCCGCCCTGGTCGCGGCCATTGCCGGCGACGAGGACGCCCGCGACGCCCTGCGCATCGAGCTGCCCTCGCCGGTGCCCACCGATCGGGTCCCCGGCGCCGAGCGCGGTGTGGGAGACATGGAGCCCGCCCAGCTCGATGTCATCGAGGCGGTGGGCTCCGGAGCGAGCTTCCTCATCGACGCACCCCCCGGCTCCGACGTCGCCGGCACCCTGGCCGCCGTCTTCGCCGACGCCGCCGCCTCCGGTCGCACCGCGCTGCACGTGCCCGCCACCAGTGCCGACGGGCACGCCGTCGCGGCGGCCCTGCGTGAGGCGGGCCTGGGCTCCATGGTCCTGGACCTCACCGAGGACGCCGCCTGGCGCCAGCACGCCTCCGAGGGCATCCGCGAGAGCCTGGGCGTCCAGCCGCCCCAGCTCGACGTCGCCGAGATCATCTCCCTGCGAGACCGGCTCACCACTGTCCGCTCGCGTCTGGACCGCTACGTGCGGGCCCTGCACCGATCCCGCGAGCCCTGGTCGGTCTCCGCCTACGAGGCCCTCCAGAAGCTCGCCGAGCTCACCAGCCGCCGTGACCGCGCCACCACCCGGGCCCGTATCGCCGCCGAGCACCTGGGTCACCTCGACGAGGACGGCATGGACCGGGCCCTCACCCTCCTGCACCGCGGGCACGCCCTGGGGCTGTTCACCCCGGAGGTCTCCTCCAGCGCCTGGAACGGAATCCCGGTGGAGGACATGGACGAGGCCACCGACGCGCTCGTCCACCTGCGCGCCCTGGCCAACGACCTGCTGCCCTCCATCCAGGAGCACGCGGCCACGGTCGCCCGCACCACGGGCCTCAGCCGGGCCCGCAACCTCGGCCAGTGGATCGAGCAGCTCGACATGTTCGACGGCGTACGCGAGTCCCTGGACGTCTTCCTGCCCGAGGTCTTCGAGCGCTCCGCCGCCGACATGGTCATCGCCACCGCCTCCAAGCGCTGGCGCGACGAGCGGGGCATCCACATGGACGGCTCGAGGCGCCGTCGCTTCACGCGTCAGGCCAACGATCTTGTGCGCCCGGGCCGCGTCGTCGACGACCTGCACGCCGAGCTGGTCAAGGTCCAGCGCCGCCGCGAGGTGTGGCGCCGCCACGACCCCGACGGCGGCTGGCCCCGTCTGCCCCAGGGCCTGGACGAGATGCGGCGCACCGCCGGCCGGGCCCGAGGCGCCGTCGCCGAGGTCCAGCCGCTCCTGGGACGCGCCCAGGACTCACCGGTGCTCATGGATATGCCCCTGGAGGACCTCCTGGAGCTCGCCCGCTCCCTGGCCGCGGACGACCTCACCGCCCAGAAGCTCCCCGAGGTCAACCGCATCCGCACCGACCTCGAGGAGATGGGGCTGAGCGACTTCGTGGCGGACATGGCCGCCCGGAGCATCGAGGACGAGCAGCTCGAGCCCGAGCTCACCTACTGCTGGTGGTCCTCCCTGCTGGCCCAGACCCTCGCCGCCGACCCCGACCTCGGCGGCCTCGACGCGCGGGCCCTGTCCCACATGGCCGTCTCGCTGCGCGAGCTCGACGCCGCCCACACCCGCTCCCTGTCCGGCCCCGTGGCCCAGGCCTGTGCTCGCCGGGTGCGCGCCGCCGTCGAGCAGGACAAGGCCGACGCCCGTGCCCTGTACATCGCGCTGGCCCGCGAGGACGGCGTCCCGCTGCGGGAGATCATCGACGCCCACCCCATGGCCCTGCTGGCCCGGCCGATCTGGATCGTTCCGCCCACGCTCGTGCCCCAGATCTTCTCGCCCACGGCGGTGGTGGACCTGGCCGTCCTGGACGCCTCTACACCCATGCCGGTCCCGCAGGTGCTGCCCGCCTTCGTGCGCGCCGAGCAGGTGCTCGTCGTCGGCGACTCCCGGCGTGCGACGACGGGCCTGGCCGCCGAGCTCGGCCCGCTCCTGCCCGCCCGCACTCTGCCGACTGCCCGCAACAGCCTGGACGCCGGAATCGCTTCCTTCCTGGCGGCCAACGGCTACGAGGGCGTCGTCGAGGCCGTCCCCTCCCCGCCGGGGGAGGCCCACCTGTCCCTGGAGCTCGTGGACGGACGGGGGATGCCGGCGCCCGGGCAGACCGCGGTCGAGACCGTGGAGGCGGAGGTCTCCCGCGTCGTCGACATGGTCATCGACCGGGCCCTGACCCGGCCCGAGGAGTCCCTGGCCGTCATCGCCCTCAACCGCCTGCACGGCGACGCCCTGCGCTCGGCCATTGCCCGGGCGTCGGCCGGCGCGCCGGCCCTGGAGGCGTTCTTCGCCCCAGGCGCGGCTGAGCCCTTTACCGTCGTCGAGCTGGCCGAGGCGCGCGCGCTGCGACGCGACCACATCATCATCTCGGTGGGCTACGCCAAGACCCCGCACGGGCGCACCATTCACAACTTCGGCCCTGTCTCCGACCACAGCGGCATGGTGGGGCTCGTCGAGGCCCTGTGCGCCTCGCGAGGCAGCACCCAGGTGGTCTCCTGCCTGGCCGCCGGCGACATCGACCGCGACCGCCTGCGCGCCCCCGGGGCGCGCCTGCTACGCGAGGTCCTGGCCCGCGCCGAGGACGCTTCCCAGACCGGCAACTCCGCCGGCAAGGTGCCAGACCGCCTCCTGGTGGACCTGGCCGAACACCTGTGGCGCAAGGGTCTGTCCGTCGTCCCCCGCTACGGGACCGACGGCGGTGTGCGGATCCCGCTGGCCATCGGCCACCCCGACTACCCCGACGAGCTACTGGTGGCGGTTCTGACCGACGACGTCGACTACATCTCCGAGCCCAGCCTGCGCCGGCGTGACCGGCACCGCGTTGAGCGCCTCGAGCGGCGCGGCTGGCGCGTCCACATGGCCTTCTCCGCCGGGGTGTTCGTGGATCCGGAGGCCGAGGCCAAGGCTGTCGAGGAGCTTGTTCTGGCCGTCCTCGTGGAGCGCCAGGGCGACGTTGCTCCGCCGATGGAGGCCGTGCCGGACCGCGTCGACGACTCGGCGCGTGCCGTCCCCGAGGCGTCTGAACCCGATCCTGGCGAGGTGCATGAGCGCACCGAACGCCCCCGCATTGCCCAGGGGCTGCCGCTGCAGGCCTACTCCGATGACCAGCTCGACGACCTCATGGCCTGGATCCGCTCCGACGGCGTGGGCCGCTCCGAGGCCCGGGAGGTCGAGGAGCTGAGGTCGGCCCTGGCCCTGCGCCGCCGCGGTTCGGGCATCGACGCCGTCCTGGCCAACGCCGTGCGACGCACCCGCTGA
- a CDS encoding transcriptional regulator, which yields MSRGENPEDLARADYEHDALSGIGGGLDAPETGGAGSNDARLKRDVPPHWG from the coding sequence GTGTCCCGCGGCGAGAACCCCGAGGATCTGGCCCGGGCCGACTACGAGCACGATGCCCTCAGCGGTATCGGTGGAGGACTCGATGCCCCCGAGACCGGTGGCGCCGGCTCCAACGACGCTCGCCTCAAACGCGATGTCCCCCCGCACTGGGGCTGA
- the mscL gene encoding large conductance mechanosensitive channel protein MscL, with amino-acid sequence MIKGFKEFIAQGNALELAVAVIIGAAFKPIVDAITKVIMTIIGQLIGQPNFDSLGAFSLYEKGSYTFHLATAQELAANPDGYVMPGTIVTTVINFFLIAVAVYFAIVMPMNKVKERMAKQKAEEEAKEVTDVQLLTEIRDLLSAGSANRSPRQ; translated from the coding sequence ATGATCAAGGGATTCAAGGAGTTCATCGCGCAGGGCAACGCCCTCGAACTCGCCGTCGCCGTTATCATCGGTGCTGCCTTCAAGCCGATCGTTGATGCCATCACGAAGGTCATCATGACCATCATCGGGCAGCTCATTGGCCAGCCAAACTTCGACTCACTGGGAGCATTCTCCCTGTATGAGAAGGGCAGCTACACCTTCCACCTGGCCACCGCTCAGGAGCTTGCCGCCAACCCCGACGGCTACGTGATGCCCGGAACGATCGTCACCACGGTGATCAACTTCTTCCTCATCGCCGTCGCCGTCTACTTCGCCATTGTCATGCCGATGAACAAGGTCAAGGAGCGTATGGCCAAGCAGAAGGCCGAGGAGGAGGCCAAGGAGGTCACCGACGTCCAGCTGCTCACCGAGATCCGCGACCTGCTCTCCGCCGGCTCCGCCAACCGCTCCCCCAGGCAGTGA